A section of the Streptomyces sp. NBC_01591 genome encodes:
- a CDS encoding ABC-F family ATP-binding cassette domain-containing protein — protein sequence MTATLVAKDLAAGHGDRTLFAGLDLVVAPGDVIGLVGVNGAGKSSLLRLLAGLDRPEEGELRLSPPTATVGHLPQEPERRAGETVREFLARRTGVAGAQAAMDTATQGLVDGAPGADDAYSETLERWLALGGADLDERADEVAADLGLTVGLDLPMTALSGGQAARAGLASLLLSRYDIFLLDEPTNDLDLDGLERLERYVSGLRAGTVVISHDREFLMRTVTKVLELDLAQQQINLYGGGYAAYLEERERARRHAREEFEEYADKRAALEGRAQMQRSWMDKGVKNARRKATDSDKLGRKFRSESSEKQAAKARQTQRMIERLDVVDEPRKEWELRMEIAAAPRSGSVVATLREAQAVRGDFAFGPASLQIDWADRVAITGANGAGKSTLLAALLGRLPLDSGHATLGSGVVVGEVDQARKLFHGSESLLEAFCAAVPDTEPAEVRTLLAKFGLRADHVMRPATTLSPGERTRAALALLQGRGVNLLVLDEPTNHLDLPAIEQLESALESYTGTLLLVTHDRRMLEAVRTTRRVEVAAGRVTEA from the coding sequence ATGACTGCCACTCTCGTCGCCAAGGACCTCGCCGCCGGACACGGCGACCGCACGCTCTTCGCCGGACTCGACCTCGTCGTCGCGCCCGGTGACGTGATCGGTCTCGTCGGAGTCAACGGCGCCGGAAAATCATCCCTGCTTCGGCTCCTCGCCGGGCTCGACCGTCCGGAGGAGGGCGAGCTGCGGCTATCCCCGCCCACCGCCACCGTCGGCCACCTCCCACAGGAGCCGGAACGGCGCGCGGGAGAGACGGTGCGGGAGTTCCTGGCCCGCCGCACCGGCGTCGCCGGGGCCCAGGCCGCGATGGACACCGCGACCCAGGGCCTCGTCGACGGGGCGCCGGGCGCGGACGACGCGTACTCCGAGACACTGGAACGCTGGCTGGCCCTCGGCGGGGCCGATCTGGACGAGCGTGCCGACGAGGTCGCCGCCGACCTCGGGCTGACCGTCGGCCTCGACCTGCCGATGACCGCGCTCTCCGGCGGTCAGGCCGCCCGCGCGGGCCTGGCCTCCCTCCTGCTGTCCCGCTACGACATCTTCCTGCTGGACGAGCCCACCAACGACCTCGACCTGGACGGCCTGGAGCGGCTGGAACGCTATGTCTCGGGGCTCCGCGCGGGCACGGTGGTCATCAGCCACGACCGCGAATTCCTGATGCGTACGGTCACCAAGGTCCTGGAACTGGATCTGGCCCAGCAGCAGATCAACCTGTACGGCGGTGGATACGCGGCCTATCTGGAGGAGCGCGAGCGCGCCCGCAGGCATGCCCGCGAGGAGTTCGAGGAGTACGCCGACAAGCGTGCGGCCCTCGAAGGGCGCGCTCAGATGCAGCGCTCCTGGATGGACAAGGGCGTCAAGAACGCCCGCCGCAAGGCCACGGACTCCGACAAGCTCGGCCGCAAGTTCCGCAGCGAGTCGAGCGAGAAGCAGGCCGCGAAGGCCCGGCAGACCCAGCGCATGATCGAACGGCTCGATGTCGTCGACGAACCGCGCAAGGAATGGGAACTGCGGATGGAGATCGCCGCCGCACCCCGCTCCGGCTCGGTCGTGGCCACCCTGCGCGAAGCGCAGGCCGTACGCGGGGACTTCGCCTTCGGCCCGGCATCGCTGCAGATCGACTGGGCGGACCGGGTCGCCATCACCGGCGCCAACGGAGCGGGCAAGTCCACCCTCCTCGCCGCACTGCTCGGCCGTCTCCCGCTGGACTCCGGACACGCGACGCTCGGCTCGGGCGTGGTGGTCGGCGAGGTCGACCAGGCACGCAAACTCTTCCACGGTTCGGAGTCGCTCCTGGAGGCGTTCTGTGCGGCCGTACCCGACACCGAACCGGCCGAAGTGCGCACGCTGCTCGCCAAGTTCGGTCTGCGCGCCGACCATGTGATGCGCCCTGCCACGACGCTCTCCCCGGGTGAGCGCACCCGCGCGGCGCTCGCCCTGCTCCAGGGCAGGGGCGTCAACCTCCTGGTGCTCGACGAGCCCACGAACCACCTTGATCTGCCCGCGATCGAGCAGCTGGAATCGGCGCTGGAGTCGTACACGGGAACGCTGCTGCTGGTCACGCACGACCGGCGCATGCTGGAAGCGGTACGGACGACACGGCGGGTCGAGGTGGCGGCGGGAAGGGTGACGGAGGCCTGA
- a CDS encoding Tex family protein translates to MTTSIEGRIAEELGVRERQVKAAVELLDGGSTVPFIARYRKEATEMLDDAQLRTLEERLRYLRELEDRRAAILDSVREQGKLDEALEAQIRAADTKARLEDIYLPFKPKRRTKAQIAREAGLEPLADGLLGDPSVEPLAAAAAFVDADKGVADGAAALEGARAILTERFSEDADLIGELRERMWSRGRLAAKVRDGKEEAGAKFADYFDFAEPFTALPSHRVLAMLRGEKEEVLDLVMEPEEPSETPGPSTYENMVARRFGVADRGRPGDKWLGDTVRWAWRTRILVHLGIDLRLRLRTAAEDEAVRVFASNLRDLLLAAPAGTRATLGLDPGFRTGVKVAVVDATGKVVATDVIHPHVPANRWDQSLATLERLAKAHDVDLVAIGNGTASRETDKLAGELIDKHPELKLTKVMVSEAGASVYSASAFASQELPDMDVSLRGAVSIARRLQDPLAELVKIDPKSIGVGQYQHDLSEVKLSRSLDAVVEDCVNGVGVDVNTASAPLLSRVSGIGSGLAENIVAHRDANGPFRSRRALKDVARLGPKAYEQCAGFLRIRGDDPLDASSVHPEAYPVVRAMVKRTGSDVASLIGNTGALRSLRADDFVDEKFGLPTVTDILKELEKPGRDPRPAFKTATFKEGVEKIGDLASGMVLEGVVTNVAAFGAFVDIGVHQDGLVHVSAMSRTFVKDPRDVVKPGDIVKVKVMDVDVPRKRISLTLRLDDEAAAGTGSQGGQRRERGERGERGGQGGRPPRQRQGQGGQDRDRRGGGGGGSARQAPAPVNSAMADALRRAGLTDPNQGGRKR, encoded by the coding sequence GTGACGACGTCCATCGAAGGCAGGATCGCCGAGGAGCTCGGCGTACGCGAACGGCAGGTGAAGGCGGCCGTCGAGCTGCTCGACGGCGGGTCGACCGTGCCGTTCATCGCGCGCTACCGCAAGGAAGCGACCGAGATGCTCGACGATGCGCAGCTGCGCACGCTCGAGGAACGGCTGCGGTATCTGCGGGAGCTGGAGGACCGTCGGGCGGCGATCCTCGACTCGGTGCGCGAGCAGGGCAAGCTGGACGAGGCGCTGGAGGCGCAAATCCGGGCCGCCGACACCAAGGCGCGTCTTGAGGACATCTATCTGCCGTTCAAGCCGAAGCGGCGCACGAAGGCGCAGATCGCCCGGGAGGCGGGGCTGGAACCGCTCGCCGACGGCCTGCTCGGTGACCCGTCGGTGGAGCCGCTCGCCGCTGCCGCCGCCTTCGTCGACGCCGACAAGGGCGTCGCGGACGGTGCGGCGGCGCTGGAGGGGGCCCGTGCCATCCTCACCGAGCGGTTCTCCGAGGACGCCGATCTGATCGGTGAGCTGCGCGAGCGCATGTGGTCGCGTGGGCGGCTGGCCGCCAAGGTGCGGGACGGCAAGGAGGAGGCGGGCGCGAAGTTCGCCGACTACTTCGACTTCGCCGAGCCGTTCACCGCACTGCCCTCCCACAGGGTGCTCGCGATGCTCCGGGGCGAGAAGGAGGAGGTCCTCGACCTGGTCATGGAGCCGGAGGAGCCCTCCGAGACGCCCGGCCCCTCGACGTACGAGAACATGGTCGCCCGGCGCTTCGGCGTGGCCGACCGCGGCCGCCCCGGCGACAAGTGGCTCGGCGACACCGTGCGCTGGGCCTGGCGGACCCGGATCCTGGTGCACCTGGGCATCGATCTGCGGCTGCGGCTGCGCACCGCGGCGGAGGACGAGGCGGTACGCGTCTTCGCGTCGAACCTGCGCGATCTGCTGCTCGCCGCACCTGCCGGGACGCGGGCCACGCTCGGGCTCGACCCCGGCTTCCGTACGGGCGTGAAGGTCGCCGTCGTCGACGCGACCGGCAAGGTAGTCGCGACGGATGTCATCCACCCGCACGTCCCGGCGAACAGGTGGGACCAGTCGCTGGCCACGCTGGAGCGGCTGGCCAAGGCCCACGACGTCGACCTGGTCGCGATCGGCAACGGCACGGCGTCCCGGGAGACCGACAAGCTCGCCGGTGAACTCATCGACAAGCACCCGGAGTTGAAGCTCACCAAGGTGATGGTGTCCGAGGCCGGCGCGTCCGTGTATTCGGCGTCGGCCTTCGCCTCGCAGGAACTCCCCGACATGGACGTGTCGTTGCGCGGCGCCGTCTCCATCGCGCGGCGGCTGCAGGACCCCCTCGCCGAGCTGGTGAAGATCGATCCGAAGTCGATCGGTGTCGGCCAGTACCAGCACGACCTGTCCGAGGTGAAGCTGTCGCGTTCGCTGGACGCGGTCGTCGAGGACTGCGTGAACGGTGTCGGTGTCGACGTCAACACCGCTTCCGCGCCGCTGCTTTCGCGGGTGTCGGGCATCGGCTCGGGGCTCGCCGAGAACATCGTCGCGCACCGCGACGCGAACGGCCCCTTCCGCTCGCGCCGGGCGCTGAAGGACGTGGCGCGACTGGGTCCGAAGGCGTACGAGCAGTGTGCGGGCTTCCTGCGCATCCGGGGCGACGATCCGCTGGACGCGTCGAGCGTGCACCCGGAGGCGTATCCGGTGGTGCGGGCGATGGTGAAGCGGACCGGCAGCGATGTCGCCTCGCTGATCGGCAACACGGGTGCGCTGCGGTCGCTGCGGGCCGACGACTTCGTGGACGAGAAGTTCGGTCTGCCGACGGTCACCGACATCCTGAAGGAGCTGGAGAAGCCGGGGCGCGACCCGCGGCCCGCGTTCAAGACGGCCACCTTCAAGGAGGGCGTCGAGAAGATCGGTGATCTGGCGTCCGGAATGGTGCTGGAGGGTGTCGTCACCAATGTCGCGGCGTTCGGCGCGTTCGTGGACATCGGTGTGCACCAGGACGGCCTGGTGCATGTGTCGGCGATGTCGCGGACGTTCGTGAAGGACCCGAGGGACGTCGTGAAGCCGGGCGACATCGTGAAGGTCAAGGTCATGGATGTCGACGTGCCGCGGAAGCGGATCTCGCTGACGCTGCGGCTGGACGACGAGGCGGCGGCCGGTACGGGCTCGCAGGGCGGCCAGCGGCGCGAGCGGGGTGAACGGGGTGAGCGCGGCGGCCAGGGCGGCCGGCCACCTCGGCAGCGTCAGGGGCAGGGCGGCCAGGACCGTGACCGGCGCGGTGGCGGCGGTGGCGGCTCCGCCCGTCAGGCGCCGGCGCCGGTGAACAGCGCGATGGCGGACGCCCTGCGGCGGGCCGGGCTGACCGACCCGAATCAGGGCGGCAGGAAGCGATAG